A single region of the Bacillus cereus genome encodes:
- a CDS encoding ABC transporter ATP-binding protein, with protein MSGLLIKEVVKAFDGKNVLKNISASIQEGEFVSFVGPSGCGKSTLLNMIASVEEPTSGEVFYNEEHVTKQDVVSYMPQQDLLLPWRSALQNIVLPLEIEGKPKKQRLTEGMEALKQFELDEYADHYPDELSGGMRQRISFLRTYLCEKPIMLLDEPFGKLDAFTKMEVHSWLLNSWHQEKQTIVMVTHDLDEAILLSDRVFILSQRPASIVGEVQVKLPRPRTMDMLTSLELKKDKEEILRVLAPYMKK; from the coding sequence ATGAGTGGATTACTAATAAAAGAGGTTGTAAAAGCTTTCGATGGAAAGAATGTATTAAAAAATATTAGTGCTTCTATACAAGAGGGGGAATTCGTCTCTTTTGTAGGTCCAAGTGGTTGTGGAAAAAGCACTTTGTTAAATATGATCGCGAGTGTTGAAGAGCCAACGAGTGGAGAGGTATTTTATAACGAGGAACATGTGACAAAACAAGATGTTGTAAGTTATATGCCGCAACAAGATTTATTACTACCGTGGCGATCGGCTTTGCAAAATATAGTACTTCCATTAGAAATTGAAGGAAAGCCGAAAAAACAAAGGTTAACAGAGGGAATGGAAGCATTAAAGCAGTTTGAGCTAGATGAATATGCAGACCATTATCCAGATGAACTGTCTGGTGGTATGCGTCAAAGAATTAGTTTTTTGCGCACATATTTATGTGAAAAACCAATTATGCTACTTGATGAGCCTTTTGGAAAATTAGATGCCTTTACAAAAATGGAAGTACATAGTTGGCTTTTAAACTCTTGGCACCAAGAGAAGCAAACAATCGTTATGGTTACACACGACTTAGATGAGGCAATCTTGCTTTCTGATCGCGTATTTATTTTATCTCAAAGACCAGCATCAATAGTTGGTGAGGTACAAGTGAAATTACCTAGACCACGAACGATGGATATGTTGACATCACTTGAGTTGAAGAAGGATAAGGAAGAAATTCTGAGAGTGTTAGCTCCTTATATGAAAAAATAG
- a CDS encoding DUF3089 domain-containing protein, which translates to MKRNRFVELQNELFRLFEKGEFDAVYRCIDETKREFPERMDKTSFWQACAYSVEGKHEEAIAILNEAIQRGIWWNPYTLMHDEDLKGLQDKIDFKPIVKKCEEILKEHQMMSQSKLFTYGNEKAQAGIFSLHWRGSNINDFAPYWCEEEILHEYMLGFSQSSQIYGMNSYSWDNHEIAIKDVMKKFNDFTNKYNLEDIIIAGASQGGNIAIELALKNMLATQKFIAVIPAIRDVEAIESIVISNDITNVKGYIVTGDKDQFYENTLQVMSMFEKYNVNCKLIVREGLGHLFPEDFTQIVKNIMEEWTVKNI; encoded by the coding sequence TTGAAACGGAATAGGTTTGTAGAGTTGCAAAATGAGTTGTTTCGTTTATTTGAAAAAGGGGAATTTGATGCCGTTTATAGATGCATAGATGAAACGAAAAGGGAGTTTCCTGAAAGAATGGATAAAACGAGTTTTTGGCAAGCTTGTGCATATTCAGTGGAAGGTAAGCATGAAGAGGCAATTGCTATTCTTAATGAAGCCATACAAAGGGGAATTTGGTGGAACCCATATACACTCATGCATGATGAAGATTTAAAAGGATTACAGGATAAAATAGATTTTAAGCCGATAGTCAAAAAGTGCGAAGAGATTTTGAAGGAGCATCAGATGATGAGTCAGTCAAAATTATTTACTTATGGAAATGAAAAAGCGCAGGCAGGTATATTTTCTTTACATTGGAGAGGATCAAACATAAATGATTTTGCACCATATTGGTGTGAAGAAGAAATACTACATGAGTATATGTTAGGTTTTTCTCAATCCTCACAAATATATGGAATGAATTCTTATAGCTGGGATAATCATGAGATAGCTATAAAAGATGTTATGAAAAAATTTAATGATTTTACAAATAAATATAACTTGGAAGATATCATCATCGCGGGAGCTTCTCAAGGGGGGAATATAGCAATAGAGTTAGCGTTAAAGAATATGTTAGCGACTCAAAAGTTTATTGCGGTTATACCTGCTATTCGAGATGTAGAGGCAATTGAAAGTATCGTTATATCGAATGATATAACGAATGTGAAAGGGTATATTGTCACGGGAGATAAAGATCAATTTTATGAAAACACACTTCAAGTAATGTCTATGTTCGAGAAATATAATGTGAACTGTAAATTAATTGTGAGAGAAGGATTAGGTCATCTTTTCCCAGAGGACTTTACACAAATAGTAAAGAACATAATGGAAGAATGGACGGTTAAAAATATTTAA
- the topB gene encoding DNA topoisomerase III, whose product MAKSIVIAEKPSVARDIARVLKCDKKGNGYLEGSKYIVTWALGHLVTLADPESYDVKYKQWNLEDLPMLPERLKLTVIKQTGKQFNAVKSQLLRKDVNEIIIATDAGREGELVARWIIDKVKMQKPIKRLWISSVTDKAIKDGFANLKPGKAYDNLYASAVARSEADWYIGLNATRALTTRFNAQLNCGRVQTPTVAMIASREDEIKHFKAQTYYGIEAQTAERLKLTWQDTKGNSRSFNKEKIDALVNKISKQNATVVDIDKKQKKSFAPGLYDLTELQRDANKIFGYSAKETLNIMQKLYEQHKVLTYPRTDSRYISSDIVGTLPERLKACGVGEYRPLAHKVLQKPVKSNKSFVDDSKVSDHHAIIPTESYVNFSAFTDKERKIYDLVVKRFLAVLFPAFEYEQLTLRTKIGDETFIARGKTILHAGWKEVYENRFEDDDAIDDVREQILPRIEKGDTLNIKLIVQTSGQTKAPARFNEATLLSAMENPTKYMDTQNKQLADTLKSTGGLGTVATRADIIDKLFNSFLLEKRGKDIHITSKGRQLLDLVPEELKSPTLTGEWEQKLEAIAKGKLKKEVFISEMKNYTKEIVAEIKSSDKKYKHDNISTKSCPDCGKPMLEVNGKKGKMLVCQDRECGHRKNVSRTTNARCPQCKKKLELRGEGAGQIFACKCGYREKLSTFQERRKKESGSKADKRDVQKYMKQQNKEEEPLNNPFAEALKKLKFD is encoded by the coding sequence ATGGCAAAAAGTATTGTAATTGCTGAAAAACCTTCTGTTGCACGTGATATCGCACGTGTACTGAAATGTGATAAAAAAGGGAACGGCTATCTTGAAGGTAGTAAATATATTGTTACTTGGGCTTTAGGTCATCTCGTTACATTAGCTGATCCAGAAAGCTATGATGTAAAATACAAACAGTGGAATTTAGAAGATTTACCAATGCTACCGGAGCGTTTAAAACTAACCGTTATTAAACAAACAGGAAAACAGTTTAACGCTGTAAAAAGTCAGCTTCTTAGAAAAGATGTAAATGAAATCATTATAGCTACTGACGCCGGTCGTGAGGGAGAGTTGGTCGCACGCTGGATTATCGATAAAGTTAAAATGCAGAAACCAATTAAACGTCTATGGATTTCATCTGTTACCGATAAAGCAATTAAAGATGGCTTCGCAAATTTAAAACCAGGAAAAGCATATGATAATCTATACGCTTCTGCTGTCGCACGTTCAGAGGCTGACTGGTATATCGGCCTTAATGCGACTCGAGCATTAACTACTCGCTTTAATGCTCAACTAAATTGTGGTCGTGTCCAAACACCTACTGTAGCCATGATTGCAAGCCGTGAAGATGAAATCAAACATTTCAAAGCTCAAACTTACTATGGTATCGAAGCTCAAACAGCTGAGAGATTAAAACTAACTTGGCAAGATACAAAAGGAAATAGTCGCAGCTTCAATAAAGAAAAAATCGATGCACTTGTGAATAAAATCAGTAAGCAAAATGCTACTGTTGTAGACATTGATAAAAAACAAAAGAAATCGTTCGCTCCTGGTCTTTACGATTTAACTGAGCTACAACGTGATGCGAATAAAATATTTGGTTACTCTGCGAAAGAAACATTAAACATTATGCAAAAATTATATGAACAGCATAAAGTTTTAACGTACCCTCGTACAGATTCACGCTATATTTCATCTGATATTGTCGGAACACTTCCAGAGCGTCTGAAAGCTTGCGGAGTTGGAGAATACCGTCCTTTAGCACATAAAGTATTGCAGAAACCTGTAAAATCTAATAAATCATTTGTTGATGATAGTAAAGTAAGTGATCATCACGCAATTATTCCAACAGAGAGCTATGTAAACTTCTCAGCTTTCACAGATAAAGAACGTAAAATTTATGACTTAGTTGTAAAACGTTTCTTAGCTGTTTTATTCCCGGCCTTTGAATATGAACAACTAACATTGCGCACGAAAATTGGTGACGAAACGTTCATCGCACGCGGAAAAACGATTTTACATGCTGGTTGGAAAGAGGTTTATGAAAATCGATTTGAAGATGATGATGCAATCGATGATGTTAGAGAACAAATCTTACCTCGAATCGAAAAAGGCGATACATTAAACATAAAACTAATTGTCCAAACATCAGGTCAAACGAAAGCACCTGCACGCTTTAATGAAGCAACATTACTTTCAGCGATGGAAAACCCAACAAAATACATGGATACGCAAAACAAACAACTTGCTGACACGTTAAAGTCAACTGGTGGATTAGGTACTGTAGCAACGCGTGCTGATATTATCGACAAGTTATTCAATTCGTTCTTACTTGAAAAACGTGGTAAAGATATTCATATTACTTCAAAAGGCCGTCAGTTACTTGATTTAGTGCCAGAAGAACTGAAATCTCCTACACTAACTGGTGAATGGGAGCAAAAGTTAGAAGCTATCGCTAAAGGAAAATTAAAGAAAGAAGTATTCATTTCAGAAATGAAGAACTATACGAAAGAAATTGTTGCTGAAATTAAATCGAGTGATAAAAAATATAAACATGACAACATTTCAACGAAGTCTTGTCCAGACTGCGGTAAACCGATGTTAGAAGTAAACGGCAAAAAAGGTAAAATGCTCGTTTGCCAAGACCGTGAGTGTGGTCATCGTAAAAATGTATCTCGTACAACAAACGCTCGTTGTCCGCAATGTAAGAAGAAACTAGAACTACGTGGTGAAGGAGCGGGCCAAATTTTCGCATGTAAATGTGGCTATCGTGAGAAACTTTCTACATTCCAAGAGAGACGTAAAAAAGAATCCGGCAGCAAAGCTGATAAACGTGACGTCCAAAAATATATGAAACAACAGAACAAAGAAGAAGAACCATTAAACAATCCATTCGCAGAAGCATTAAAGAAATTAAAATTTGATTAA
- a CDS encoding ABC transporter substrate-binding protein, with the protein MKKGLKIMLAALLAVGVVGCNPAKKEESSSKDKKVKVVLDWFPNTNHTGLYVAQAKDYYKKQGLDVEIIQPGDNVTAEQMIASGKADFAISAQENVTLARVEGIPVVSVGAIIQHNTSAFASLKKDNMTSPKDFEGKRYGGWGGPAEEATLKTIMEKHQADFNKVEKIILGQTDFFKSIGRDADFEWIYYGWDGIEAKRQGKELNTIMVKDLDPALDFYSPVIITSEKHTKQDKDFVKKFMTATTEGYDFAIKEPKEAADILIKAVPDVNKELVKESQKWLSTKYQDDAKAWGVQKEEVWTNYMNFLYDNKVIKKKIDVKDAFTNEFLPSEK; encoded by the coding sequence ATGAAAAAAGGTTTAAAAATTATGTTAGCTGCATTATTAGCAGTTGGTGTTGTCGGATGTAATCCGGCGAAGAAAGAAGAAAGTTCAAGTAAAGATAAAAAAGTAAAAGTCGTTTTAGATTGGTTTCCAAATACGAATCATACTGGCTTATATGTAGCGCAAGCGAAAGATTATTACAAAAAGCAAGGGCTTGATGTAGAAATTATCCAGCCTGGTGATAATGTAACGGCAGAGCAGATGATTGCTTCTGGGAAAGCAGACTTTGCGATAAGCGCACAAGAAAATGTAACGTTGGCTCGTGTAGAAGGTATTCCTGTTGTATCTGTAGGAGCGATTATTCAGCATAATACCTCTGCTTTTGCATCGCTAAAAAAAGATAATATGACGTCACCGAAAGATTTTGAAGGTAAACGTTATGGCGGCTGGGGAGGACCAGCAGAAGAAGCGACGTTAAAAACGATTATGGAGAAACATCAAGCTGATTTTAATAAAGTCGAAAAAATTATTCTTGGACAAACGGACTTCTTCAAATCAATCGGTCGTGATGCAGATTTCGAATGGATTTATTACGGATGGGATGGAATTGAAGCGAAGCGTCAAGGAAAAGAGTTAAATACGATTATGGTGAAAGACTTAGATCCAGCGCTTGATTTCTATAGTCCTGTTATTATTACAAGTGAAAAACATACGAAGCAAGATAAAGATTTTGTGAAAAAGTTTATGACTGCAACGACAGAAGGTTATGATTTTGCAATTAAAGAACCGAAAGAAGCTGCGGATATTTTAATTAAAGCTGTTCCAGATGTGAATAAAGAATTAGTGAAAGAAAGTCAAAAGTGGTTAAGTACAAAGTATCAAGATGATGCAAAAGCGTGGGGAGTACAGAAGGAAGAAGTTTGGACGAATTACATGAATTTCTTATATGACAACAAAGTTATTAAGAAGAAAATTGATGTGAAAGATGCCTTTACAAATGAATTCCTTCCAAGTGAAAAATGA
- the thiE gene encoding thiamine phosphate synthase — protein sequence MPRITKAEMSRLLSVYFIMGSNNCTKEPLQVLRDALEGGITIFQFREKGEGALTGEKRICFAKELQAICKEYGVPFIVNDDVELALELDADGVHVGQDDEGITSVREKMGDKIVGVSTHTIEEARWAIENGADYLGVGPIFPTSTKKDTKAVQGTKGLAHFREQGITIPIVGIGGITIENTASVIEAGADGVSVISAISLAESAYESTKKLIEEVSKSL from the coding sequence ATGCCGCGTATTACAAAGGCTGAAATGTCTAGATTACTATCGGTATATTTTATTATGGGAAGTAACAATTGTACGAAGGAGCCACTACAAGTATTGAGAGATGCACTTGAAGGCGGTATAACAATTTTTCAATTTCGTGAAAAGGGGGAAGGCGCTTTAACGGGAGAGAAACGTATTTGTTTCGCAAAAGAACTACAGGCAATTTGTAAGGAGTATGGTGTACCATTCATCGTAAATGATGATGTGGAACTAGCTCTTGAGTTAGATGCAGATGGCGTGCATGTTGGACAAGATGATGAAGGAATTACTTCTGTTCGTGAAAAAATGGGAGATAAAATTGTTGGTGTATCTACCCATACAATTGAAGAAGCACGCTGGGCAATTGAAAACGGAGCTGATTATTTAGGTGTTGGCCCTATTTTCCCAACGAGTACGAAAAAAGATACGAAAGCTGTGCAAGGAACGAAAGGTTTAGCTCATTTTAGAGAACAAGGAATTACAATACCGATTGTTGGCATTGGTGGGATTACGATTGAAAATACCGCTTCGGTTATAGAAGCCGGTGCGGATGGTGTCTCTGTTATTTCTGCGATTAGTTTAGCGGAATCTGCGTATGAGAGTACGAAGAAGCTAATAGAGGAAGTAAGTAAGAGTTTGTAG
- a CDS encoding MTH1187 family thiamine-binding protein: protein MSQQVTISFSVVPQAKNKDVYSVVDKAIEVVQQSGVRYEVGAMETTLEGELDVLLDVIKRAQQACVDAGAEEVITSIKIHYRPSTGVTIDEKVWKYRDEYAKPEAI, encoded by the coding sequence ATGTCACAACAAGTTACAATTTCATTTTCAGTAGTACCACAAGCGAAGAATAAAGATGTGTATTCCGTTGTTGATAAAGCAATTGAAGTTGTACAACAATCGGGAGTTCGTTATGAAGTAGGGGCAATGGAAACAACGTTGGAAGGAGAATTAGATGTACTTCTTGACGTCATTAAACGCGCGCAACAAGCTTGCGTCGATGCTGGAGCAGAAGAAGTAATCACTTCTATTAAAATTCACTATCGTCCAAGTACGGGCGTAACGATTGACGAAAAAGTTTGGAAGTACCGTGATGAATATGCAAAACCAGAAGCGATCTAA
- a CDS encoding methyl-accepting chemotaxis protein, with protein sequence MKKYWHKLSFLQKNVLLTVSVILTLVGTMGALSFNMFQNSMMSIFERHSFETGDTVLHKLDAEILRDVAKDPTAEREKREKLTEKLDESTKELNSVGQTYVVGAKKNEKGELQIVGLSTGLANVVEVKPGDYYKQPDRWMKAYNKVMSTKKANMTEVYEDELGSWVTILEPIKDGEDNIVAIVAADVDASIVPITKEKFIVQGLMFICISVLIATVIQFLIVRNALAPLRDLREGLRKVGEGDLSIKLEERPDDIGIINAYFNNTIEKFKGIIDKVKQTAEQVSSSSQELSVSTKENSMAVQGIVSSMVELRAGAQSQETSVPQYLGIVCEMEDKMEETTNAAKQMAKESEGMEHHSVKGNGVIEQTINQMNIIQNTVQDLSSIIYSLETRSKEISDIVTVITGISNQTNSLALNASIEASRAEETGRGFAVVADEVRKLAEQTEASAKDIAKLIGETQAETEEAVVSMQKASKEVESGIKLVQSSGAFFEKISKSAQSVTNQVRVVSSNSSDILQNSQNIVRVVNELSLIANTYANSGSNIEESMKEQEMSVQDIAELASSLSWLSQELQELIGEFKS encoded by the coding sequence ATGAAAAAATATTGGCACAAACTATCATTTCTTCAAAAAAATGTATTGTTAACTGTGTCAGTTATTTTGACGCTTGTTGGTACTATGGGAGCGTTAAGTTTTAACATGTTTCAAAATAGTATGATGTCTATATTTGAAAGGCATTCTTTTGAAACAGGAGATACGGTGTTACATAAATTAGACGCAGAAATATTGAGAGATGTTGCAAAAGACCCAACGGCAGAAAGAGAAAAAAGAGAGAAATTAACAGAGAAATTAGATGAATCAACGAAAGAATTGAACAGTGTTGGACAAACGTATGTTGTTGGAGCGAAAAAAAATGAAAAAGGTGAGTTACAAATCGTCGGTTTGTCTACAGGTTTAGCAAATGTTGTTGAAGTAAAGCCGGGAGACTATTATAAACAACCAGATCGTTGGATGAAAGCATATAATAAAGTAATGAGCACGAAAAAAGCAAATATGACAGAAGTATATGAAGACGAATTAGGATCATGGGTAACGATATTAGAGCCAATTAAAGATGGAGAAGATAATATTGTGGCAATTGTTGCAGCTGATGTAGATGCCTCTATTGTTCCTATTACAAAGGAAAAATTCATTGTACAAGGTTTAATGTTTATTTGTATTTCTGTTTTAATTGCAACTGTTATTCAATTCTTAATTGTACGTAACGCACTTGCTCCATTGCGAGATTTACGTGAAGGATTACGCAAAGTCGGTGAAGGTGATTTAAGTATTAAATTAGAGGAAAGACCAGATGATATTGGTATTATTAATGCGTATTTTAATAATACCATCGAGAAGTTTAAAGGAATTATAGATAAAGTGAAGCAGACAGCAGAACAGGTTTCTTCATCTTCACAAGAATTGTCAGTGAGTACGAAAGAGAATAGCATGGCAGTCCAAGGAATCGTAAGTTCTATGGTTGAGTTAAGAGCTGGCGCTCAGTCACAAGAAACTTCAGTACCACAGTATTTAGGTATTGTATGTGAAATGGAAGATAAGATGGAAGAGACAACGAATGCTGCAAAACAAATGGCGAAAGAGTCTGAAGGTATGGAGCATCATTCAGTAAAAGGAAATGGTGTTATTGAACAGACGATTAATCAAATGAACATAATACAAAATACAGTACAAGATTTATCTTCTATCATTTATTCTTTGGAAACAAGATCAAAAGAAATTAGTGATATTGTAACAGTAATTACAGGTATTTCAAATCAAACTAATTCGCTAGCTTTAAATGCTTCTATTGAAGCTTCGCGTGCTGAGGAAACCGGAAGGGGATTTGCCGTTGTTGCTGATGAAGTGCGTAAATTAGCAGAGCAGACGGAAGCATCAGCAAAAGATATAGCAAAATTAATAGGGGAAACACAAGCTGAAACGGAAGAAGCTGTTGTTTCAATGCAAAAAGCTTCAAAAGAAGTAGAATCTGGAATTAAACTTGTTCAAAGTAGTGGTGCTTTCTTTGAAAAAATTTCAAAGTCAGCACAATCTGTTACAAATCAAGTTAGAGTTGTTTCTAGCAATTCAAGTGATATATTGCAAAATAGCCAAAATATTGTTCGTGTTGTAAATGAACTATCACTTATCGCAAATACGTATGCGAATAGTGGTAGTAATATTGAAGAAAGTATGAAAGAACAGGAAATGTCTGTACAAGATATTGCTGAATTAGCTAGTTCTTTAAGCTGGCTTTCACAGGAGTTACAAGAGTTAATTGGGGAATTCAAAAGTTAA
- the thiM gene encoding hydroxyethylthiazole kinase, producing MNRKEISKVVDLVRESNPLVHNITNVVVTNFTANGLLALGASPVMAYAKEEVAEMASIAGALVLNMGTLRPEEVEAMLLAGKSANVNNVPVLFDPVGAGATSYRTEVARHIPAEIDLAIIRGNAAEIANVINERWEIKGVDAGAGNGNVVNIAKQAADELNTVAVITGEEDVVTDGERTILIRNGHPILTKVTGTGCLLTSVIGAFVAVEKDYVNAAVAALTFYGVAAELAAAKTVEKGPGSFQIEFLNQLANTTSDDIEKYGKIELIQ from the coding sequence ATGAATAGGAAAGAAATTAGTAAAGTAGTGGATTTGGTGAGAGAGTCTAATCCGCTCGTTCATAATATTACAAATGTTGTTGTAACAAATTTTACAGCTAACGGTTTGTTGGCGTTAGGGGCATCGCCTGTAATGGCGTATGCAAAAGAAGAAGTAGCAGAAATGGCTAGCATTGCTGGAGCGTTAGTATTAAATATGGGGACACTTCGTCCTGAAGAAGTAGAAGCGATGTTACTTGCGGGTAAATCAGCAAATGTGAATAATGTACCAGTATTGTTTGATCCAGTTGGTGCAGGAGCAACATCGTATCGGACAGAAGTTGCGAGACATATTCCGGCTGAAATCGATTTAGCGATTATCCGCGGAAATGCAGCTGAAATAGCGAACGTTATTAATGAAAGATGGGAAATTAAAGGGGTAGACGCCGGTGCTGGAAATGGCAATGTTGTAAATATTGCAAAACAGGCAGCGGATGAATTAAATACAGTTGCGGTAATTACTGGAGAAGAAGACGTTGTTACAGATGGAGAGCGAACTATTCTTATTCGAAATGGTCATCCCATTTTAACGAAAGTTACGGGAACTGGTTGTTTACTAACTTCTGTAATAGGAGCATTTGTAGCAGTAGAAAAGGATTATGTAAATGCAGCAGTAGCGGCATTAACTTTTTATGGTGTAGCTGCGGAACTGGCAGCTGCTAAGACAGTGGAAAAGGGACCTGGTAGTTTCCAAATTGAATTTTTAAATCAGTTAGCGAATACAACTTCAGATGATATTGAGAAGTATGGGAAGATTGAGCTTATACAGTAA
- a CDS encoding ABC transporter permease produces the protein MNMQNQKRSKIITTIWLILLIAIWEGSVSLFKIEPWILPKPSAIVQELIGMKDLLLPNTVQTLQEVIIGLFFAIILGTSIAIIMDVIPLFRILMNPLLVISQTIPIVVLAPLFIIWFGYGMLPKVMVVILVCFFPIALSILEGFQTVDKNMLKLLQTMKATKWQVYQKVKFPAVLPYFFSGLKIAVTYSVMGAIIGEWLGASEGLGVMLTRATKSFLTARVFGVAAIIVMVTLCLYFIVEFMARITAPWIYRKGGRK, from the coding sequence ATGAATATGCAAAACCAGAAGCGATCTAAAATAATTACAACAATTTGGCTTATCCTTCTCATTGCTATATGGGAAGGATCTGTTTCATTATTTAAAATTGAGCCGTGGATTTTACCGAAGCCGTCTGCAATTGTGCAAGAGCTAATTGGAATGAAAGATTTACTATTACCGAATACAGTGCAAACGTTACAGGAAGTAATAATTGGGTTGTTTTTTGCAATTATACTTGGGACGAGTATTGCTATCATTATGGATGTTATCCCTTTATTTCGGATTTTAATGAATCCGTTGCTCGTTATTTCGCAAACAATTCCCATCGTTGTGCTCGCTCCATTATTTATTATTTGGTTTGGGTACGGGATGTTGCCAAAAGTAATGGTTGTTATTCTTGTTTGTTTCTTCCCAATTGCGCTTAGCATTTTAGAAGGTTTCCAAACGGTAGATAAAAATATGCTGAAACTGTTACAAACAATGAAGGCAACGAAATGGCAAGTTTACCAGAAAGTAAAGTTTCCAGCAGTACTCCCATACTTTTTCTCAGGTTTAAAAATTGCAGTTACATATAGCGTAATGGGGGCAATTATCGGAGAATGGCTCGGTGCAAGTGAAGGGTTAGGGGTTATGCTTACGAGAGCGACAAAATCCTTTTTAACTGCTCGAGTATTTGGTGTTGCAGCGATTATCGTCATGGTGACATTATGCCTGTACTTTATTGTTGAATTTATGGCAAGAATAACAGCACCATGGATATACAGAAAGGGCGGCAGAAAATGA
- a CDS encoding anaerobic C4-dicarboxylate transporter family protein has product MFWLQFLTLLLCIFIGARLGGVGLGVMGGVGMAILVFVFHLQPTAPPIDVMLMILAVITAAGALQAAGGMDYLVHLAEKALRKNPKRITFFAPIVTYLFTLCAGTGHVAYSVLPVIAEVSRESGIRPERPMSIAVIASQQAITASPISAATVALLAMLADYKITLLDILKVSIPSTFIACMVAAFVASKMGKELNEDPEYLKRLKEGMIPKLEEKKEFVGAKGAKLSVILFLVGTFLVVLLGSFEALRPGWMVDGKLARLSMPNTIEMVMLTIAALIIIFCKPNVESIVSGNVFKAGATAVVAIFGIAWMGDTFFNGNLNMIQGSIQHLVTSAPWLFAIALFILSILLYSQAATVRALMPLGLSLGIPPALLIAMFPAVNGYFFIPNYGTIVAAINFDRTGTTGIGKYVLNHSFMIPGLIATFTSIGIGMLLISIMF; this is encoded by the coding sequence ATGTTTTGGCTACAATTTCTTACGTTACTACTCTGCATTTTTATTGGCGCACGCTTAGGCGGAGTTGGCCTAGGAGTAATGGGTGGCGTTGGTATGGCAATACTTGTTTTCGTCTTCCACTTACAACCTACAGCTCCTCCTATTGATGTAATGCTTATGATTTTAGCAGTAATTACAGCTGCCGGTGCTTTGCAAGCTGCTGGAGGAATGGATTACCTTGTTCACCTTGCTGAGAAAGCATTACGAAAAAATCCAAAGCGCATTACATTTTTTGCTCCTATTGTTACTTATTTATTCACACTATGCGCAGGAACAGGTCATGTCGCTTATTCTGTACTTCCTGTTATCGCCGAAGTATCTCGTGAATCAGGAATTAGACCTGAACGACCTATGTCAATTGCCGTTATCGCTTCACAGCAGGCAATTACAGCTAGTCCAATATCGGCTGCAACAGTTGCACTTTTAGCAATGTTAGCCGACTATAAAATCACTTTATTAGATATTTTGAAAGTCAGTATCCCTTCTACTTTTATCGCTTGTATGGTAGCTGCATTCGTTGCTAGTAAGATGGGAAAAGAATTAAATGAAGACCCTGAATACTTGAAGAGATTGAAAGAGGGAATGATTCCTAAGCTTGAAGAGAAAAAAGAATTTGTGGGTGCAAAAGGCGCTAAATTATCAGTTATCCTGTTCCTAGTAGGAACTTTCCTTGTCGTACTTCTTGGTTCATTTGAAGCACTTCGTCCGGGATGGATGGTTGACGGGAAGTTAGCTCGTCTTTCCATGCCAAACACAATTGAAATGGTTATGTTAACTATTGCAGCTCTTATTATTATTTTCTGTAAACCAAATGTAGAAAGTATTGTGTCTGGTAACGTCTTTAAAGCGGGGGCAACAGCAGTTGTTGCTATTTTCGGTATCGCTTGGATGGGAGATACTTTCTTTAACGGAAACTTAAATATGATTCAAGGATCAATTCAGCACTTAGTGACTAGTGCACCATGGCTATTTGCTATCGCATTATTCATTCTATCTATTTTACTGTATAGCCAAGCAGCGACAGTTCGTGCTTTAATGCCACTTGGACTATCACTTGGTATTCCACCAGCTTTACTAATTGCAATGTTCCCTGCAGTAAATGGATACTTCTTCATTCCAAACTACGGGACAATCGTTGCTGCAATTAACTTTGATCGTACTGGTACAACAGGCATCGGTAAATATGTATTAAATCATAGCTTTATGATTCCGGGCCTAATTGCAACATTCACTTCTATCGGAATTGGAATGCTCTTAATTTCCATTATGTTTTAA